A region from the Halobacillus mangrovi genome encodes:
- the cysE gene encoding serine O-acetyltransferase: MGLFKMLKEDVNVVFDQDPAARTYIEVILTYSGLHAIWGHRVAHACFKRKFFFLARIISQISRFFTGIEIHPGAKIGKRFFIDHGMGVVIGETCEIGDNVTIFQGVTLGGTGKEKGKRHPTLLDNSLVATGAKVLGSITIGENSKVGAGSVVLHDVPNNSTVVGIPGHVVIQDGKKVRKKDLDHHKLPDPVYDRLNHLEKEITHLRKELEEAKGVNQNEY, encoded by the coding sequence CTGCAAGGACTTATATAGAAGTGATTTTGACGTATTCTGGCCTGCACGCCATATGGGGACATCGAGTGGCGCATGCTTGTTTCAAACGTAAGTTTTTCTTCTTAGCAAGGATCATTTCACAAATCAGCCGCTTTTTTACAGGCATTGAAATACACCCGGGTGCTAAAATCGGCAAACGTTTTTTCATTGACCATGGCATGGGTGTAGTTATTGGTGAAACCTGCGAGATTGGAGATAACGTAACGATATTCCAGGGCGTCACACTTGGGGGAACAGGTAAAGAAAAAGGCAAACGCCACCCTACGCTTTTGGATAATTCCTTAGTCGCGACAGGTGCCAAAGTACTTGGATCCATTACGATCGGGGAAAATTCTAAAGTCGGTGCTGGATCGGTCGTTCTACATGATGTACCGAACAACTCAACTGTCGTCGGTATACCTGGCCACGTCGTCATTCAGGACGGGAAAAAGGTGCGCAAGAAAGATCTTGACCACCATAAGCTGCCTGATCCGGTGTATGACCGCTTGAACCATTTAGAGAAAGAAATCACACATTTACGGAAAGAACTAGAAGAAGCCAAAGGAGTGAACCAGAATGAGTATTAA